One segment of Chionomys nivalis chromosome 1, mChiNiv1.1, whole genome shotgun sequence DNA contains the following:
- the LOC130880805 gene encoding LOW QUALITY PROTEIN: zinc finger BED domain-containing protein 4-like (The sequence of the model RefSeq protein was modified relative to this genomic sequence to represent the inferred CDS: deleted 1 base in 1 codon; substituted 1 base at 1 genomic stop codon) has product MEDKQETCPKGDSDFVSDKVNFKIEEDDTQTPCHTLERVDFKSEPEDMRQTDSGDEQAEIRATQDSCACQPPGKYLPAESEDDYGSLFSQYSSTLYNVAMEAVTQSLLSSRHINSRKKSPAWKHFFISPRDSTKAICTCCMKEFSRGKNEKDLSTSCLMRHVRRAHPTKLIQENGSLSAGSSFPSPSLLLPPQPTDVGDLSTVLSPVKLVQKMAPKIPSPDQIMEESVTVVPSEEVSSDVSITKKYSREEALVGSSPNLSMLHYDDTSESMAERNFPLPKSTSGSRRRSAVWKHFYLSPLDSSKAVCVHCMNEFSRGKNGKDLGTSCLIRHMWRAHRSIVLQENGGSTGIPPLYPMPPTLLPALLPPEGDLNSASLSPGKQVKECPSASSSPDRLPEDLSSHPNPGGVPREDVSMLSSSDDLGEASVVSSPEKQPTDALSPRFESGTVFQQNKKVMRRLKSEVWHHFSLAPMDSLKAVCRYCSRVISRGKKGDVGTSCLMRHLYRRHPEVVGTQKEFLGASLANSPYATLASAESSSKLTDLPAVVRKNHQGVYPTNSKKTSKLWNHFSICSADSTKVVCLHCGRTISRGKKPTNLGTSCLLRHLQRFHGHVLKNDVSEATLPRSSGIRRPLGLELSGTSSFRDSTEKLYDSHPVAKKITSLIAEMIALDLQPYSLVDNIGFNRLLEYLKPQYSLPSPSYFSRTAIPGMYDNVKQIIMSHLKEAESGVVHFTSGIWMSSQTREYLTLTAHWVTFAPAVRPHCEDHHCSALLDVSPIDCDYSGNSIQKQLECWWEAWVTSIGLQIGITVTDNPSIGKMLNEGEHSSVQCFSHTVNLIVSEAIKSQRMVQNLLSIARKLCERVHRSPRAREKLAELQKEYELPQHQLIQDVPSKWSTSFHMLERLIEQKRAVNEVSIECNFRELISCDQWEVMXSVCHVLRPFVAASREMSAHMSTLSQVIPMIHILSRKVEMLFGETMGIDTMLKSLKEAMASRLSATLHDPRYIFATLLDPRYKASLFTEEEAEQYRQDLIRELEILNSTSEDTATSSGCDSGSPLKDTGTGENLWSLVAPIKRDKREKLPEDMVLAYLEEEVLEHSCDPLTYWNLKRSSWPGLSTLAVRFLGCPPSAVPSEKLFSTPMEAGSFGQPRLTMEHFEKLIFLKVNLPLICFQY; this is encoded by the exons CTCCCTCTTCTCCCAGTATAGTAGCACACTGTACAATGTTGCCATGGAAGCCGTGACCCAGAGTCTTCTTTCTAGCCGACACATAAACTCCAGGAAGAAGTCTCCAGCTTGGAAGCATTTCTTTATCTCTCCTCGAGATAGCACTAAAGCAATATGCACATGCTGCATGAAAGAGTTCAGTAGGggcaaaaatgaaaaagacttgAGTACAAGTTGCCTCATGAGACATGTGAGGCGGGCACATCCCACCAAGCTCATTCAAGAAAACGGAAGTCTATCAGCAgggtcctcctttccctctccctctcttctgcttccACCACAGCCTACAGATGTGGGAGATCTCAGCACTGTGCTCTCACCTGTCAAACTTGTccagaaaatggctcccaaaatTCCATCCCCTGACCAAATAATGGAAGAGTCTGTGACTGTGGTCCCTTCTGAAGAGGTGTCCTCTGATGTGTCTATCACTAAAAAGTACAGCAGAGAAGAGGCCTTAGTGGGCTCATCCCCCAACCTCTCCATGCTCCATTACGATGACACTTCAGAAAGCATGGCAGAGAGAAACTTTCCCCTTCCCAAAAGCACATCTGGGTCCAGGAGGAGGTCAGCCGTCTGGAAGCACTTCTACCTGTCACCCCTTGATAGCTCCAAGGCGGTCTGTGTCCACTGTATGAATGAGTTCAGCAGGGGGAAGAACGGGAAGGACCTGGGCACAAGCTGCCTCATCAGGCACATGTGGCGAGCACATCGATCCATTGTACTCCAGGAGAATGGGGGCAGCACAGGCATCCCACCATTGTACCCTATGCCTCCTACCCTGCTGCCTGCCCTGCTGCCCCCAGAGGGGGATCTAAACTCTGCATCGTTGTCTCCAGGAAAACAAGTTAAAGAGtgcccttctgcctcctcttccccagaCAGGCTGCCTGAAGACCTGTCATCACACCCCAATCCTGGGGGTGTGCCCCGGGAAGATGTGTCCATGTTGTCATCCTCTGATGACTTGGGGGAGGCCTCTGTAGTATCTTCTCCAGAGAAGCAGCCAACAGATGCACTAAGTCCAAGGTTTGAATCAGGTACTGTCTTCCAGCAGAATAAGAAGGTCATGAGAAGACTGAAGTCAGAAGTCTGGCATCACTTTTCCCTGGCCCCCATGGACAGTCTCAAAGCTGTGTGTCGGTACTGTAGCCGTGTCATTAGTCGAGGGAAGAAGGGGGACGTAGGAACCAGTTGTTTGATGAGACATCTGTACAGACGCCACCCTGAGGTTGTTGGGACCCAGAAGGAGTTTCTGGGTGCAAGTTTGGCAAACTCTCCATATGCCACTTTGGCCTCTGCAGAAAGCTCCTCCAAATTAACTGACTTGCCAGCAGTGGTGAGAAAAAACCATCAAGGTGTGTATCCTACCAACAGCAAGAAGACCTCAAAGCTCTGGAACCACTTTTCTATTTGCTCTGCAGATTCAACCAAGGTGGTGTGCCTGCACTGTGGCCGGACCATCAGCAGGGGCAAGAAGCCCACCAACCTGGGCACCAGCTGCCTCTTGAGACATCTGCAGCGATTCCATGGCCATGTACTCAAGAATGATGTCTCAGAGGCCACTCTGCCCCGTTCTTCAGGCATACGGAGGCCTCTGGGCTTGGAGCTTTCAGGGACTTCCTCTTTCCGTGACTCAACTGAAAAGCTCTATGACTCTCACCCAGTtgcc aaaaaaatcacaagtctCATAGCTGAAATGATTGCACTTGACCTTCAGCCATACTCCCTTGTAGACAACATTGGCTTTAATAGGCTGCTCGAATACTTGAAACCTCAATACTCCTTACCCTCCCCTTCCTACTTCTCTAGAACAGCTATCCCAGGTATGTATGACAATGTGAAGCAGATAATTATGTCACATCTGAAGGAAGCTGAGAGTGGTGTAGTCCACTTCACCTCTGGAATATGGATGAGTAGCCAGACTCGTGAGTACCTGACCCTTACAGCTCACTGGGTCACCTTCGCACCTGCTGTCCGACCACATTGTGAggaccaccactgctcagcactCTTAGATGTGTCACCGATTGACTGTGATTACAGTGGAAATAGCATTCAGAAGCAGCTGGAGTGTTGGTGGGAAGCCTGGGTGACCTCCATCGGCCTTCAGATTGGCATCACTGTCACTGACAATCCAAGCATAGGGAAGATGCTGAATGAGGGCGAACATTCAAGTGTGCAGTGCTTCAGCCACACAGTGAATCTGATTGTGAGTGAAGCTatcaagagccagaggatggtgCAGAACTTACTGAGCATTGCCCGAAAGCTGTGTGAGCGAGTCCATCGGTCGCCCAGGGCAAGAGAGAAGCTAGCAGAGCTCCAGAAGGAGTATGAGCTACCGCAGCATCAGCTGATCCAGGATGTACCATCCAAGTGGAGCACGTCATTCCACATGCTTGAACGGCTAATTGAGCAGAAGAGGGCAGTTAATGAGGTGTCCATTGAGTGTAACTTCAGAGAATTGATCAGCTGTGACCAGTGGGAGGTTATGtagtctgtgtgccatgtgctgAGACCGTTTGTTGCTGCAAGCCGAGAGATGAGTGCCCACATGTCTACCCTGAGCCAGGTCATCCCCATGATCCACATCCTCAGCAGGAAAGTCGAGATGCTCTTTGGGGAGACAATGGGCATTGACACCATGCTCAAGTCCCTCAAGGAAGCCATGGCAAGCCGCCTGTCTGCCACCCTCCATGACCCCAGGTACATCTTTGCCACGCTGCTGGACCCTCGCTACAaagcttctctgttcacagaggaagaggcagaacaGTACAGGCAAGACTTAATCAGGGAGCTAGAAATATTGAATTCTACCTCAGAGGACACAGCCACCTCCAGTGGCTGTGACTCAGGGTCCCCACTTAAAGACACTGGCACAGGGGAGAACCTGTGGTCACTTGTTGCACCAATAAAGAGAGATAAGAGAGAGAAGCTACCCGAAGACATGGTGCTTGCGTATTTGGAGGAAGAGGTGCTGGAACACAGCTGTGACCCACTTACCTACTGGAACCTGAAGCGGTCATCCTGGCCTGGACTGTCTACCTTAGCAGTCCGATTTCTGGGCTGCCCCCCAAGTGCAGTCCCCTCAGAAAAGCTCTTCAGCACACCCATGGAGGCTGGCAGCTTTGGACAGCCCAGGCTCACGATGGAGCATTTTGAAAAGctcatctttttaaaagtgaatCTCCCCTTGATATGCTTTCAGTATTGA